One Rhodobacteraceae bacterium M385 genomic region harbors:
- a CDS encoding YaeQ family protein: MAQNATIHKIELTVSDMDRHYYETHKLTVAKHPSETDERLMVRLLAFALNAHEHLEMTKGLSTDDEPDVWQKSLSGEIDVWVALGLPSEKVMRQSCGKAGKVIVYPYGGRVAEMWWDKVRNTTTRFDNLHVVSFSEADTGALAKLASRAMKLQVNVQDGDVMVSVDESVVYVTPKTLKGAA, from the coding sequence ATGGCGCAGAATGCCACCATTCATAAAATTGAGCTTACGGTCTCTGACATGGATCGCCACTATTATGAGACCCATAAGCTCACTGTGGCAAAGCACCCCTCTGAGACAGATGAACGGCTGATGGTGCGCCTTCTCGCCTTCGCGCTAAATGCCCATGAACACTTGGAGATGACCAAGGGACTATCGACGGACGATGAACCGGACGTCTGGCAAAAGAGCCTAAGCGGAGAGATCGACGTCTGGGTCGCGCTTGGGTTGCCGAGCGAGAAGGTCATGCGCCAGTCCTGCGGCAAAGCTGGGAAAGTCATCGTCTATCCCTATGGGGGCAGGGTTGCCGAAATGTGGTGGGACAAGGTCCGCAACACCACCACCCGTTTCGACAATCTGCACGTCGTCAGTTTTTCGGAAGCCGACACTGGCGCATTGGCAAAACTGGCCAGCCGCGCGATGAAGCTTCAGGTGAATGTTCAAGACGGCGACGTCATGGTCAGTGTCGATGAAAGCGTCGTCTACGTGACGCCCAAAACATTGAAGGGCGCGGCATAG
- a CDS encoding ligase-associated DNA damage response exonuclease: MNEVLTFTERGIYCPAGDFYIDPWRPVPRALITHGHADHARPEMGRYLATEAAAPVMQHRLGEGARIETVSYGETRQIGGATVSFHPAGHVPGSAQIRVEVAGQVWVASGDYKTVDDGLSEAFEPVKCHAFITESTFGLPVFKWTPQNILTQQLNDWWAANAAAGRASILTAYALGKAQRLMRCVDASIGPMLTVTAVENTNAVLRAQGIALPDTTQITEDVSAKTHPGALIIATPGSTTQHWARRFPQAATAFASGWMALRGVRRRRGTDRGFIVSDHADWGGLNAAIKATGAEKIFVTHGYTGQFQRYLSEQGYDALVVSTEYTGDDTEEAT, translated from the coding sequence ATGAACGAGGTTTTGACCTTCACCGAACGGGGCATTTATTGTCCTGCTGGCGATTTTTACATTGATCCCTGGCGCCCGGTGCCTCGGGCTTTGATCACCCATGGGCACGCCGATCACGCCCGCCCAGAAATGGGCCGCTATCTGGCCACCGAAGCTGCGGCCCCTGTGATGCAGCACAGGTTGGGGGAAGGCGCCCGGATCGAGACCGTTTCATACGGCGAAACCCGCCAGATCGGCGGGGCGACAGTGTCTTTCCACCCCGCAGGCCATGTGCCCGGATCGGCTCAGATCAGGGTCGAAGTTGCGGGGCAGGTCTGGGTCGCCTCGGGGGACTACAAGACTGTGGACGACGGGTTATCGGAGGCATTCGAGCCCGTGAAATGCCACGCTTTCATCACCGAAAGCACCTTTGGCCTGCCTGTGTTCAAGTGGACCCCGCAGAATATCCTGACGCAGCAATTGAACGACTGGTGGGCGGCGAATGCTGCGGCGGGCCGTGCCTCGATCCTGACCGCCTACGCCCTTGGCAAGGCGCAACGCCTGATGCGCTGCGTCGATGCTTCAATCGGGCCAATGTTGACGGTCACGGCGGTGGAAAACACCAACGCAGTTCTGCGCGCACAGGGGATCGCCCTGCCCGACACCACACAGATCACCGAAGATGTCAGTGCCAAAACCCACCCCGGCGCGCTTATCATCGCCACCCCCGGCAGCACCACGCAACACTGGGCGCGGCGGTTCCCGCAGGCGGCGACGGCCTTTGCTTCGGGTTGGATGGCCCTGCGCGGCGTGCGCCGCCGGCGCGGCACGGATCGCGGGTTTATCGTCTCTGATCACGCGGATTGGGGCGGTTTGAATGCGGCGATCAAGGCGACGGGGGCCGAGAAAATCTTTGTCACCCACGGCTACACTGGCCAGTTCCAACGCTACCTGTCCGAACAGGGCTACGACGCCCTTGTGGTGTCGACTGAGTACACCGGCGACGACACCGAGGAGGCGACATGA
- a CDS encoding FAD/NAD(P)-binding protein, which yields MKTPTRTLAVIGFGPRGLGALEALAIDAMKRKIRFKIDIFDTLDALGAGPNFHPDEDHLCILNIPVRILDIDPPDCMSDHIAPFADWSANDYDGDDFPPRSDLGAYLEARFAALCEATKDVFDVTHIRSKAHDLKQDDGWHIKTQSDQYGPYDEVLLSPGQPATKLDPQMKKWTDHAEDHGLDLLPSYPGTDLLEAASGWHDKTVAIRGLGLSTHDVLRILTIGLGGKFDGGCYIRSGREPRRILPYSRDGLPPAPKPATAAIDRRFDPTQGEVEAFKAALTQAVGQGPDGALETICAALIPPTLRILDACNGAQSRQAVAQWLFTERKTPGAQDIQDTIAALRISIEMAHQRIPPSVGYVIGQIWRKMQNELRSGVNSAVLASDTATAIVGFDEALKRYSYGPPVAASEQLLMLIDDGLVSLQAVDDPDILMEPKGWRLIEGDAALLAPVMIDAVLPNPSLETIVAPLIEGAREEGLITAVAEGFGAQTRPDGSLVGRDGAAQTGLSLLGRLSLGSVIATDSLHDCFGASTHRWAAGVMDRSTRQAQ from the coding sequence GTGAAAACACCAACCCGAACACTCGCCGTTATAGGATTCGGTCCGCGCGGCCTTGGCGCGCTAGAGGCTTTGGCGATTGATGCCATGAAGCGCAAAATCCGCTTCAAGATCGACATTTTCGACACCCTCGATGCTTTGGGCGCAGGGCCAAACTTTCATCCCGATGAAGACCATTTGTGCATTCTTAATATCCCCGTTCGTATCCTCGATATCGACCCGCCTGATTGTATGTCCGATCATATCGCGCCTTTTGCCGACTGGTCCGCCAATGACTACGATGGCGACGATTTCCCGCCCCGTTCTGATTTGGGCGCTTATCTTGAAGCCCGGTTTGCAGCGCTGTGTGAAGCCACGAAGGATGTGTTTGACGTCACCCACATCAGGTCCAAAGCGCACGATCTGAAGCAGGATGATGGTTGGCACATCAAGACGCAGAGCGATCAATATGGCCCCTACGACGAGGTTCTCTTGTCCCCCGGTCAGCCAGCGACGAAGCTGGACCCTCAGATGAAAAAATGGACAGATCATGCCGAGGATCACGGTCTTGATCTTCTCCCGTCCTATCCGGGCACAGACCTGTTGGAGGCTGCAAGCGGCTGGCACGATAAGACCGTAGCGATCCGTGGATTGGGGCTATCGACCCATGATGTGCTGCGGATCTTGACTATTGGGTTGGGCGGGAAATTTGACGGCGGCTGCTACATTAGATCGGGTCGCGAGCCGCGCAGGATACTGCCCTATTCGCGCGACGGCCTCCCCCCTGCGCCGAAGCCCGCGACGGCTGCAATCGACAGGCGGTTTGACCCGACACAAGGTGAGGTGGAAGCCTTCAAAGCCGCGTTGACGCAGGCCGTGGGCCAAGGTCCCGACGGTGCATTGGAAACTATATGCGCGGCTTTAATCCCCCCAACCTTGCGCATACTTGACGCATGCAACGGTGCGCAGTCCAGGCAGGCGGTGGCGCAATGGCTTTTCACCGAACGTAAGACGCCAGGTGCCCAGGACATTCAAGACACCATCGCTGCCCTGCGCATCTCGATTGAAATGGCGCATCAGCGTATCCCCCCATCCGTCGGCTATGTGATTGGGCAAATCTGGCGCAAAATGCAGAATGAACTTCGCAGTGGCGTCAACAGCGCCGTTCTTGCGTCCGACACCGCCACCGCAATCGTCGGCTTTGATGAAGCCTTAAAACGTTACAGCTACGGCCCGCCCGTCGCGGCGTCCGAACAACTTTTGATGCTGATCGATGATGGGTTGGTGAGCCTACAGGCCGTGGACGATCCCGATATTCTGATGGAGCCGAAGGGCTGGCGACTGATCGAAGGAGATGCTGCCCTACTCGCCCCTGTTATGATTGATGCGGTACTGCCCAACCCGAGTTTAGAGACCATCGTGGCCCCTTTGATAGAGGGCGCACGGGAAGAGGGGTTGATTACAGCTGTGGCCGAAGGCTTTGGGGCGCAGACGCGGCCCGACGGGTCACTTGTGGGACGCGATGGGGCCGCGCAAACGGGCCTGTCTCTGCTTGGCCGCCTGTCTTTGGGCAGTGTCATTGCCACGGACTCCCTGCACGATTGTTTCGGCGCTTCAACCCATCGATGGGCGGCTGGCGTCATGGACCGCTCGACGCGTCAGGCGCAGTAG
- a CDS encoding LysR family transcriptional regulator produces MRHLKIYRAIRLIARAGSIRGGAEALAISPSALNRAVQAFEEEMEVAIFERIPGGVSLSSAGELLLDMIERHLTEFDNLQNQLTELRNGLSGTLRLSLGADLDAGLVPDVMEAFEAAFPGVSLEVLTDDTTQSLLQRGVDLAILTNPNVDDAVEVVLSQSVPLAARRAGPGDRPPVSGLWDIIDDRLMLPPHGTGTRTAMGHALRRHRLKEGVTTTLSAAQMLKHKAGAASVCIVPEIALCDDGNTAPCERLQLSLGKVQFAVVRSVRAPLIRPAQAFLTILERELDRVSSSDAAVQ; encoded by the coding sequence ATGCGACACCTAAAAATCTACCGTGCGATCCGATTAATCGCGCGTGCGGGCTCTATTCGGGGCGGTGCCGAGGCGCTGGCGATTTCCCCCTCAGCGCTCAATCGCGCCGTTCAGGCCTTCGAGGAAGAGATGGAAGTCGCGATCTTCGAACGGATTCCCGGCGGCGTAAGCCTGTCATCGGCCGGAGAGTTGCTTCTGGATATGATCGAGCGGCATCTGACCGAATTCGACAATCTGCAAAATCAACTGACAGAGTTGCGCAACGGGCTGAGTGGGACATTGCGGCTTAGCCTTGGGGCGGATTTGGACGCGGGCCTGGTGCCCGACGTGATGGAAGCCTTCGAGGCCGCCTTCCCCGGTGTCTCGCTTGAGGTGCTGACCGACGACACCACCCAAAGCTTGCTACAGCGCGGCGTTGATCTGGCGATTTTGACCAACCCCAATGTCGACGATGCCGTGGAGGTTGTGCTGTCTCAATCCGTGCCTCTCGCCGCGCGGCGTGCTGGTCCGGGCGATAGGCCACCTGTTTCCGGCCTATGGGACATAATCGACGACAGGCTGATGCTGCCGCCCCATGGCACAGGCACACGGACGGCCATGGGCCACGCCTTGCGACGACATCGGTTGAAAGAGGGCGTCACAACAACACTTTCCGCAGCTCAGATGTTGAAACACAAGGCGGGCGCTGCGTCGGTTTGCATCGTTCCCGAAATCGCGCTTTGCGATGATGGCAACACGGCACCGTGTGAGCGTTTGCAGCTGTCGCTCGGGAAGGTGCAGTTTGCCGTCGTCCGCTCTGTTCGGGCCCCACTGATCCGGCCCGCGCAGGCATTCCTCACGATATTGGAGCGGGAATTGGACCGCGTGTCTTCCTCCGACGCAGCCGTCCAATGA
- the urtA gene encoding urea ABC transporter substrate-binding protein, producing MKKLLLASALSLVTAHAASAEIRVGILHSLTGTMAISETTLRDVMLMLIEEQNAAGGLLGEEIVPVVVDPASDWPLFAERTRELLTVHEVDVIFGAWTSVSRKSALPVLEELNGLMFYPVQYEGEESSRNVFYTGAAPNQQAIPAVDYFLEELGVESFALLGTDYVYPRTTNRILEQYLLDAGVPQENIFVNYTPFGHSDWSSIVSDVVALGDSGQQVGVISTINGDANIGFYNELAAQGVSADDIPVVAFSVGEEELAGLDTEPLVGHLAAWNYFQSADTPANEEFISAWHEFIGDDTRPTNDPMEAHYIGFNMWVQAVEAAGTTDVDAVREAMYGIQVPNLTGGIAEMLPNHHLTKPVLIGEIEADGQFTIISQTDPVAGDAWTDFLPESAVLVSDWPGLECGMYNTETETCVQIQSNY from the coding sequence ATGAAAAAGCTGCTTCTAGCCAGCGCCTTGTCGCTTGTTACTGCTCATGCTGCATCCGCAGAAATTCGCGTCGGCATCCTCCACTCTCTTACTGGCACCATGGCCATTTCCGAAACGACGCTTCGCGATGTCATGTTGATGTTGATCGAAGAACAAAACGCCGCCGGTGGTCTGTTGGGCGAAGAAATCGTCCCCGTTGTCGTTGACCCGGCATCCGATTGGCCCCTGTTTGCGGAACGCACCCGCGAATTGCTGACGGTTCACGAAGTGGATGTGATCTTCGGTGCTTGGACATCCGTATCACGCAAATCGGCGCTGCCGGTTCTGGAAGAATTGAACGGCCTCATGTTCTACCCGGTCCAGTACGAGGGCGAAGAATCCTCGCGCAATGTGTTCTACACAGGTGCGGCACCGAACCAGCAGGCGATCCCTGCGGTGGACTACTTCCTTGAAGAACTGGGCGTCGAATCTTTCGCGCTGCTGGGGACAGATTACGTCTACCCCCGCACGACGAACCGCATTCTCGAGCAATACCTGCTGGATGCCGGCGTTCCGCAGGAAAACATCTTCGTCAACTACACGCCCTTCGGCCATTCCGATTGGTCTTCCATCGTGTCTGACGTGGTGGCCCTTGGCGACTCGGGCCAACAGGTCGGCGTGATCTCCACGATCAACGGCGACGCCAACATCGGCTTCTATAATGAGCTGGCCGCCCAAGGCGTCAGCGCCGACGACATCCCCGTTGTCGCCTTTTCGGTGGGCGAGGAAGAACTGGCCGGTCTGGATACCGAGCCTTTGGTGGGGCATCTGGCCGCTTGGAACTACTTCCAGTCCGCAGACACCCCCGCGAATGAGGAATTCATCTCCGCTTGGCATGAGTTCATCGGCGATGACACACGTCCGACCAATGACCCGATGGAGGCCCATTACATCGGCTTCAACATGTGGGTTCAGGCGGTAGAGGCCGCTGGCACCACCGACGTCGATGCAGTGCGCGAGGCGATGTACGGCATTCAGGTGCCTAACCTGACCGGCGGTATCGCCGAGATGTTGCCAAACCATCACCTGACCAAACCCGTGCTGATCGGTGAGATCGAGGCCGACGGTCAGTTCACCATCATCTCGCAAACCGATCCGGTTGCAGGCGATGCTTGGACAGACTTCCTGCCCGAAAGCGCCGTGTTGGTATCCGATTGGCCGGGCCTGGAGTGTGGCATGTACAACA
- a CDS encoding ATP-dependent DNA ligase, with amino-acid sequence MKQFAALYARVDESTKTTVKVAALADYLCEASDTDRLWTIALFTGRRPKRVISTTKLRLWAAEVAGLPDWLFDESYHIVGDLAETISLVLPEPSDPQDHSLTHWIKTLAHLSTLDDDARKAGILAAWDTLAPDQRFLFTKLLTGGFRVGVSAKLMTRALAQVTGQDVAALTHKLMGKWTPQTTTWAALIEADDPMADLSRPYPFYLAHSVDDPAELGDPPDWHAERKWDGIRGQFITRCGEHHIWSRGEDLMTDRFPELAQLTDYLPEGTVIDGEILAFADDMPLSFNALQKRIGRKTVPKKLLAESPVILMAYDLLEQDGTDIRDTPFGDRRTALKTLLADVPPEAPIRLSQEVPFDTWDTLAAERKASRAHNAEGLMIKRRASPYLAGRKRGDWWKWKIDPLTIDAVMIYAQSGSGRRANLFTDYTFAVWNGNELTPFTKAYSGLTDAEFRQITAWVRKNTLNKFGPVRQVTPHHVFEIAFEGIQASPRHKSGVALRFPRMLRWRHDKPASEANTLDDLKEMLATYG; translated from the coding sequence ATGAAGCAGTTTGCCGCCCTTTACGCCCGCGTCGATGAAAGCACCAAAACCACCGTAAAAGTCGCGGCGCTGGCAGACTACCTCTGTGAGGCATCAGACACCGACCGTTTGTGGACCATCGCCCTGTTCACAGGCCGCCGCCCCAAGCGCGTAATCTCGACCACCAAACTGCGCCTTTGGGCGGCCGAGGTCGCGGGCCTGCCCGATTGGCTGTTTGACGAAAGCTATCACATCGTCGGCGATCTGGCCGAAACCATCAGCCTCGTGCTGCCCGAACCCTCCGACCCGCAAGATCACAGCCTCACCCACTGGATCAAAACACTCGCCCACCTGTCCACCCTCGACGATGATGCGCGCAAGGCGGGGATTTTGGCGGCGTGGGATACCCTCGCCCCCGATCAACGGTTCTTGTTCACCAAACTGCTGACGGGCGGTTTTCGCGTCGGCGTCAGCGCCAAGTTGATGACGCGGGCGCTGGCGCAGGTCACGGGGCAGGACGTCGCCGCGCTGACCCATAAGCTCATGGGCAAGTGGACGCCGCAAACGACGACGTGGGCTGCGCTGATCGAGGCGGATGACCCCATGGCCGACCTGTCGCGCCCCTACCCGTTCTACCTTGCCCATTCCGTCGATGACCCGGCGGAGCTTGGCGATCCGCCCGACTGGCACGCCGAACGCAAATGGGACGGCATTCGCGGGCAATTCATCACCCGTTGCGGCGAACACCACATCTGGTCGCGCGGCGAAGACCTTATGACAGATCGATTTCCCGAACTGGCGCAGCTGACCGATTACCTACCCGAGGGCACGGTGATTGACGGCGAAATCCTCGCCTTTGCGGACGATATGCCGCTCAGCTTCAACGCCCTGCAAAAACGCATCGGGCGAAAAACAGTGCCGAAGAAACTGCTGGCGGAATCGCCGGTAATCCTGATGGCCTATGATCTGCTGGAACAAGACGGCACCGACATCCGCGACACCCCCTTTGGCGACCGCCGCACCGCGCTCAAGACCTTGCTTGCCGACGTCCCGCCCGAGGCCCCCATCCGCCTGAGCCAAGAGGTTCCCTTTGACACATGGGATACCCTCGCCGCCGAACGGAAAGCATCGCGCGCGCACAACGCAGAAGGCCTGATGATCAAACGCCGCGCCAGCCCTTACCTTGCGGGGCGCAAACGCGGCGATTGGTGGAAATGGAAGATCGACCCGCTGACCATCGACGCGGTGATGATCTATGCGCAATCGGGCAGCGGACGGCGCGCCAATCTGTTCACCGATTACACCTTCGCCGTCTGGAACGGGAACGAGCTGACCCCCTTCACCAAGGCCTACTCCGGCCTGACCGATGCGGAGTTCCGACAGATCACTGCTTGGGTGCGCAAGAACACCCTCAACAAGTTTGGCCCCGTGCGCCAAGTCACCCCGCACCATGTGTTCGAGATCGCGTTCGAAGGCATCCAAGCCTCTCCGCGTCATAAATCGGGCGTCGCATTGCGGTTCCCGCGGATGCTGCGCTGGCGGCACGACAAACCCGCGTCAGAGGCGAACACGCTGGACGATCTGAAAGAGATGCTGGCCACCTACGGCTAG
- a CDS encoding TRAP transporter substrate-binding protein: MKRRTFTAALSGLALLASGTAAFAEDVVLRFSNWLPPTHPIVTDMIEPWAADVAEATDGRVTLQILPALGAPGAHFDLVRNGVADIAFAVHGYTPERFKLTEMVELPFTAENAQVNSIANWRTYQEYFMGADEHEGTHLLGLWVPGSYQLFTRTGVEEIGDLDGLRIRVPGAIVEQIATELGLVSISSPLTEAYDQISRGIIDGMFQTYGTVMDFNMTEHMPVVFTVPGGFAASSQFMVVDEDAWNRISAEDQAAIDALSGEAMVSRFAAVWQEHNATSSEALIEGGLTRHELEGEDLARMEELLAPIQSQWVEAASERGVDAEAAWGFYQEQLDAVAEELGVSRN, translated from the coding sequence ATGAAAAGAAGAACTTTCACCGCCGCCCTGTCGGGCCTTGCGTTGCTGGCCAGCGGCACCGCCGCCTTTGCCGAGGACGTGGTCTTGCGGTTCTCGAACTGGCTGCCGCCCACGCACCCGATCGTCACGGACATGATCGAACCTTGGGCCGCAGATGTGGCGGAGGCGACCGACGGACGGGTGACGCTTCAGATTTTGCCCGCACTCGGCGCGCCGGGTGCGCATTTCGATTTGGTTCGCAACGGCGTCGCCGACATTGCCTTTGCCGTCCATGGCTATACGCCCGAGCGATTCAAGCTGACGGAGATGGTCGAATTGCCCTTCACCGCCGAGAACGCGCAGGTGAACTCGATCGCCAACTGGCGCACCTATCAAGAGTACTTCATGGGCGCGGATGAGCATGAAGGGACGCATCTTCTGGGCCTTTGGGTGCCGGGGTCTTACCAGCTGTTCACCCGCACAGGCGTGGAAGAGATCGGCGACCTCGACGGTCTGCGTATTCGGGTCCCCGGCGCCATCGTGGAGCAAATCGCGACGGAGCTTGGACTTGTGTCGATCTCGTCGCCGTTGACGGAAGCCTACGACCAGATCTCTCGTGGGATTATTGATGGCATGTTCCAGACCTACGGCACGGTCATGGACTTCAACATGACCGAGCATATGCCTGTTGTGTTCACGGTCCCCGGCGGTTTCGCGGCCTCCAGCCAGTTCATGGTGGTGGATGAGGACGCTTGGAACCGCATCAGCGCAGAGGATCAAGCCGCAATTGATGCCTTGTCTGGCGAGGCCATGGTCAGCCGTTTTGCCGCGGTTTGGCAGGAGCACAATGCGACGTCTTCCGAAGCCCTGATTGAAGGCGGTCTGACCCGTCACGAACTGGAGGGAGAAGACTTGGCTCGCATGGAGGAACTTCTGGCACCGATCCAGAGCCAATGGGTTGAAGCCGCAAGTGAGCGTGGTGTGGACGCCGAGGCCGCTTGGGGTTTCTACCAGGAACAGTTGGACGCCGTAGCAGAAGAGCTTGGTGTGTCGCGCAACTAA
- a CDS encoding class I SAM-dependent methyltransferase, producing MKQPAKELRIDFVEGPVAHRLRFGGGRGQDLPKAMGLRGGKTPTIIDATAGMGRDAFLLASLGAQVTLIERSEKMHSLLAQGMERAISAGGQMREIIDRMTLLKGDALDLIPDLSGEAILIDPMHPERKNSALVKQELRQVREIVGADEDAGDLVRLAIKHASKRVVLKWPAKADPIAGVPKCSHQIIGKTTRYDVFMVG from the coding sequence TTGAAGCAGCCAGCGAAAGAGCTCCGCATTGACTTCGTCGAAGGTCCGGTCGCCCATCGCCTTCGGTTCGGTGGTGGGCGTGGGCAAGATTTACCCAAAGCGATGGGGCTGCGCGGTGGCAAGACGCCCACGATCATTGATGCGACGGCCGGTATGGGGCGCGACGCATTCCTGTTGGCGTCTTTGGGAGCGCAGGTCACTCTGATCGAACGGTCAGAAAAGATGCACTCCTTGCTTGCTCAGGGCATGGAAAGAGCAATAAGCGCCGGGGGGCAGATGCGGGAAATTATTGACCGCATGACCCTTCTGAAGGGTGATGCTTTGGATCTGATCCCTGATCTGTCCGGCGAAGCAATTTTGATCGACCCAATGCATCCCGAACGGAAAAATTCTGCCCTGGTGAAACAAGAACTCCGCCAAGTCCGTGAGATTGTAGGAGCCGATGAAGACGCGGGTGATCTTGTGCGCTTGGCGATCAAACATGCGAGTAAACGCGTGGTGCTAAAGTGGCCAGCCAAAGCTGATCCGATTGCAGGCGTGCCGAAATGCAGCCACCAAATCATTGGCAAAACAACGCGCTATGACGTGTTTATGGTCGGTTGA
- a CDS encoding alpha/beta hydrolase, with product MFHKIDDWDRAYSNSTHIHGSDRWPDAWVGPAADFRGAMNTQGRAALDQPYGDGARQRYDLFMPEGTPRGLFVFVHGGYWHSLDRSYWSHLAAGAVANGYAVAVPGYTLCPEASITQIGQEIAQAIDTAAERISGPIVLAGHSAGGHLVARVAAKGSSLSEPTRARLSMVIPISGLSDLRPFLRLKMNESLRLDLEEAMRESPALLTPPEGLRVLCWVGGSERSEFLRQNQLLANVWTGLGAEVAIWEEPDKHHFDICDGLADPSHQIHRLYL from the coding sequence GTGTTTCATAAGATCGACGATTGGGATCGCGCTTATTCCAATTCAACCCACATCCATGGCAGTGACAGGTGGCCGGACGCTTGGGTTGGACCTGCCGCTGACTTTCGCGGTGCCATGAATACGCAGGGCCGTGCCGCACTTGATCAGCCTTACGGGGACGGTGCCCGTCAACGGTATGATTTGTTCATGCCTGAAGGGACGCCGCGGGGGCTGTTTGTCTTCGTTCACGGTGGATATTGGCATTCGCTCGACCGCAGCTATTGGTCCCATCTTGCCGCTGGTGCGGTGGCCAATGGATATGCTGTCGCGGTCCCCGGCTATACGCTTTGCCCCGAGGCGAGCATCACCCAAATCGGGCAGGAGATAGCCCAAGCGATTGATACTGCGGCCGAGCGCATTTCCGGGCCTATCGTGCTTGCGGGACATTCCGCTGGTGGCCATCTGGTTGCGCGCGTTGCGGCGAAGGGGTCTTCCCTATCCGAGCCGACGCGTGCGCGGTTGTCGATGGTTATTCCAATCTCTGGCCTCAGTGATCTGCGTCCCTTCCTGCGCCTTAAAATGAATGAAAGTCTGCGCCTGGATCTGGAGGAGGCGATGCGTGAAAGCCCTGCGCTGTTAACGCCGCCCGAGGGCCTGCGTGTACTTTGTTGGGTTGGGGGAAGTGAGCGGAGCGAATTTCTGCGCCAGAACCAACTTCTCGCCAACGTTTGGACGGGTCTCGGCGCAGAGGTGGCTATTTGGGAAGAACCCGACAAACACCACTTCGACATTTGTGATGGCTTGGCTGACCCCAGTCACCAGATCCACCGACTCTATCTTTAA